In the Streptomyces sp. 840.1 genome, one interval contains:
- a CDS encoding APC family permease: MRKSIGVVDGVVLAASSTAATSSIGIGLGLMAGIVGLHLPAIMLLAFLPVLGIAGGYGRLNRVDPNAGSSYKWVGGIFSPWLGFLTGWVNVVGTVVFMAYTTTVTGSAVIQLLRQATVHSVAGLSLDPDSTLQSTLLGMVVLLAASLVAVRGLDVAARLQKYLLVFEYGVLIAFCVYGLFAGDQPFSLSWYNPFDLPSAEALAQGMMLAVFCYWGFESVFSVGEEVGDPRDASRGGFIALVVMLLLFLLAGTAFQRVLPLGELADNGAQGLAYFGTKLAEQPLAALPLIALMFSAVASLQASVIPTARGMYAMGRDGVLGPVWTRLHPRHGTPAAGTLLITAIALLLAAMSLVIPTVNDLIFAAVNAIGIVVALYYALTATAAAVRFRHLLRTSPLESLRAVVGPALGALVLLATGAYLTWTFYTSTDHFEVSADNGWFALLVPVLMIGSGLLAAAWARWHRRSPYFTRARTQATPGTPDLPDAPETSRRTGA; the protein is encoded by the coding sequence ATGCGGAAGTCCATAGGCGTCGTGGACGGCGTCGTCCTCGCCGCTTCGAGCACGGCGGCGACCAGCAGTATCGGCATCGGACTCGGTCTGATGGCGGGCATCGTCGGCCTGCACCTGCCGGCGATCATGCTGCTGGCCTTCCTGCCCGTACTCGGCATAGCCGGCGGGTACGGGCGGCTCAACCGCGTCGACCCCAACGCCGGCAGCAGCTACAAGTGGGTCGGCGGGATCTTCAGCCCCTGGCTGGGGTTCCTGACCGGATGGGTCAACGTCGTCGGCACCGTCGTGTTCATGGCGTACACGACGACGGTGACCGGTTCGGCGGTCATCCAGCTCCTGCGCCAGGCCACCGTCCACAGCGTGGCGGGCCTCTCGCTCGACCCGGACTCGACCCTGCAGTCCACGCTCCTCGGGATGGTCGTACTGCTCGCCGCCTCGCTGGTGGCGGTGCGCGGTCTCGACGTCGCCGCGCGTCTCCAGAAGTACCTGCTGGTCTTCGAGTACGGCGTGCTGATCGCCTTCTGCGTCTACGGTCTGTTCGCCGGGGACCAGCCCTTCTCGCTCTCCTGGTACAACCCGTTCGACCTCCCCTCGGCCGAGGCCCTCGCCCAGGGCATGATGCTCGCGGTCTTCTGCTACTGGGGCTTCGAGTCGGTCTTCAGCGTCGGCGAGGAGGTCGGCGACCCGCGCGACGCCTCCCGCGGCGGGTTCATCGCCCTGGTCGTCATGCTGCTGCTCTTCCTGCTGGCCGGCACCGCCTTCCAGCGGGTCCTGCCGCTGGGCGAACTGGCCGACAACGGCGCGCAGGGGCTCGCCTACTTCGGCACGAAGCTCGCCGAGCAGCCACTTGCCGCGCTGCCGCTCATCGCTCTCATGTTCTCCGCGGTGGCCTCGCTCCAGGCCTCGGTCATCCCCACCGCACGCGGGATGTACGCGATGGGCCGCGACGGCGTCCTCGGCCCCGTCTGGACGCGCCTGCACCCCAGGCACGGGACCCCCGCCGCCGGGACCCTGCTGATCACCGCGATCGCGCTGCTCCTCGCCGCGATGTCACTGGTCATCCCCACCGTCAATGACCTGATCTTCGCCGCCGTCAACGCGATCGGCATCGTCGTCGCCCTCTACTACGCCCTCACCGCCACGGCCGCCGCGGTGCGCTTCCGCCACCTGCTGCGCACCTCGCCCCTGGAGTCGCTGCGCGCGGTCGTCGGGCCGGCGCTGGGCGCCCTGGTGCTGCTCGCCACCGGCGCCTACCTCACCTGGACCTTCTACACCTCCACCGATCATTTCGAGGTCTCCGCGGACAACGGCTGGTTCGCGCTGCTCGTCCCGGTACTGATGATCGGCTCCGGCCTGCTGGCCGCCGCGTGGGCCCGCTGGCACCGCCGGTCGCCCTATTTCACCCGTGCCCGCACCCAGGCCACCCCCGGCACCCCCGACCTCCCGGACGCCCCCGAGACCTCACGGAGGACCGGCGCATGA
- a CDS encoding TetR/AcrR family transcriptional regulator yields MVERVVPEPQRRRRRPTKQGTVLSEQVIVETALRLVGQHGADALTVRRLGGALGADPSALYRYFRDTDDLLLAVADELIGRSQLGWSPTGEWRFDLCELGLRIHASYQAHPQAALLAAHRTTGRDNELRAVERILGVLRSAGFGDREAVRIYHAFVDQALAFAALDAAALALPAPAQAADLQVWQERYGRVDAASYPHIAATVRLLAHEMRFSGYPFALELLLDAVEARLPAAGGKTG; encoded by the coding sequence ATGGTTGAACGGGTGGTTCCCGAGCCGCAGCGGCGGCGCAGACGGCCGACGAAGCAGGGCACCGTGCTGTCCGAACAGGTCATCGTGGAGACGGCGCTGCGTCTGGTCGGGCAGCACGGCGCGGACGCGCTGACGGTCCGCCGGCTGGGCGGGGCGCTGGGCGCCGACCCCAGCGCGCTCTACCGGTACTTCCGTGACACCGACGACCTGTTGCTGGCGGTCGCCGACGAGCTCATCGGCCGGTCGCAGCTCGGCTGGAGTCCCACCGGTGAGTGGCGCTTCGACCTGTGCGAACTCGGTCTGCGCATCCACGCCTCGTACCAGGCGCATCCGCAGGCAGCGCTGCTGGCCGCGCACCGGACGACCGGGCGGGACAACGAGCTGCGGGCCGTGGAGAGGATCCTCGGCGTGCTGCGCTCGGCGGGCTTCGGCGACCGGGAGGCGGTCCGGATCTACCACGCATTCGTGGACCAGGCGCTCGCCTTCGCGGCCCTGGACGCGGCCGCGCTCGCACTGCCGGCGCCCGCGCAGGCGGCCGACCTCCAGGTGTGGCAGGAGCGCTACGGCCGAGTCGACGCGGCCTCGTACCCGCACATCGCCGCCACCGTGCGCCTGCTGGCCCACGAGATGAGGTTCAGCGGCTATCCGTTCGCTCTGGAGCTGCTGCTCGACGCGGTCGAGGCCAGGCTGCCCGCGGCCGGCGGGAAGACCGGCTGA
- a CDS encoding TetR/AcrR family transcriptional regulator — translation MTTNPQPRSRRERPAKPALTRHGIITTAVRLMEAEGLQRVTMRRLAQELDTGPASLYVYVANTAELHAAILEELLGEVDLSPVAATCDWRERIDAVLTSYIKVLYANPSLAQSALIARPAGPHYFDLVEALLALLAEGGVPDGQAAWGVDALLQAATATAAEHSARAQSAGAEDDWNTVHESLRQASPTRHPHVAALRAELISGPPAARRTWILQSLVNGIAHTPRAK, via the coding sequence ATGACGACCAACCCACAGCCGCGCAGCCGCCGGGAGCGCCCCGCCAAGCCGGCACTCACCCGCCACGGCATCATCACCACCGCAGTGCGACTCATGGAGGCCGAGGGCCTGCAGCGGGTCACCATGCGCCGTCTGGCCCAGGAGCTCGACACCGGACCGGCATCGCTGTATGTGTACGTGGCCAACACCGCCGAACTGCACGCGGCGATCCTCGAAGAGCTCCTCGGCGAGGTCGATCTGAGCCCGGTCGCGGCCACCTGTGACTGGCGTGAACGCATCGATGCTGTGCTCACCTCGTACATCAAGGTGCTCTACGCGAACCCCAGCCTGGCCCAGTCGGCCCTGATCGCCCGCCCGGCCGGCCCCCACTACTTTGACCTGGTAGAGGCGTTGCTCGCGCTGCTGGCCGAAGGCGGCGTGCCGGACGGCCAGGCTGCCTGGGGAGTCGACGCACTGCTGCAGGCCGCCACCGCCACCGCAGCCGAGCACTCCGCCCGCGCACAGTCCGCCGGGGCCGAGGACGACTGGAACACCGTGCACGAATCCCTGCGCCAAGCCTCACCCACCCGGCACCCGCATGTCGCCGCGCTCCGTGCGGAGCTGATCTCAGGCCCACCGGCCGCGCGGCGCACCTGGATCCTTCAGTCCCTCGTCAACGGCATCGCACACACCCCGCGCGCGAAGTAG
- a CDS encoding amidohydrolase: MTTADLVFTRGPVFTADPARTRATSLAVTGDRITAVGHDEVRELIGPGTEVVDLAGKLLLPGFQDAHIHPVSAGVELAECDLTGTVGAAEYLTLIRAYADAHPERAWITGGGWSLESFDGGLPTRQLLDSVVPDRPVLLSNRDHHGAWANTRALELAGITAATPDPADGRIEREPGGGPGGVLQEGAQALVARLVPSTTPADRLAGLLRSQELLHSLGVTGWQDALLGVFSGNADPSDAYVTAARDGSLTARVTGAMWWDRGRGAEQIDELAARREELSHGRFRAGSVKIMLDGIAENFTAAMTSPYLDGCGCATANSGLSFVDPEALRGHVTRLDALGFQVHFHALGDRAVREALDAVEAAVEANGHRGNRHHLAHLQVVHPDDIGRFARLGAIANIQPLWAAHEPQMDELTIPFLGPERAAWQYPFGDLLRAGATLAAGSDWPVSSPDPVQGIHVAVNRREPGATDSRVFLPEQRLDPTTAVAAYTAGSAHVNGVDDAGSLLPGNLADLVVLDRDILTAPPEEIAGARVLRTYVGGALVHSA, from the coding sequence ATGACCACGGCCGATCTGGTCTTCACCCGCGGCCCCGTCTTCACCGCCGATCCGGCTCGCACCCGGGCCACCTCACTCGCCGTCACCGGTGACCGCATCACCGCCGTCGGACACGACGAGGTCCGTGAACTCATCGGCCCCGGCACCGAAGTCGTCGACCTCGCCGGGAAGCTGCTGCTCCCCGGCTTCCAGGACGCCCACATCCACCCGGTGTCGGCCGGCGTCGAGCTGGCCGAGTGCGATCTGACCGGCACGGTCGGCGCGGCGGAGTACCTGACCCTGATCAGGGCCTACGCGGACGCCCATCCGGAGCGTGCGTGGATCACCGGCGGCGGGTGGTCGCTGGAGAGCTTCGACGGCGGGCTGCCCACCCGGCAGTTGCTCGATTCCGTGGTCCCCGACCGCCCGGTTCTGCTGTCGAACCGCGACCACCACGGCGCCTGGGCCAACACCCGGGCCCTCGAACTGGCCGGCATCACCGCCGCCACCCCCGACCCCGCCGACGGCCGCATCGAGCGGGAGCCGGGGGGCGGGCCCGGCGGGGTCCTCCAGGAGGGTGCGCAGGCGCTGGTCGCCCGGCTGGTGCCATCGACCACCCCGGCGGACCGGCTGGCGGGGCTGCTGCGCTCGCAGGAGCTGCTGCACTCCCTCGGTGTCACCGGCTGGCAGGACGCCCTGCTCGGCGTGTTCAGCGGCAACGCCGATCCCTCGGACGCCTATGTGACCGCCGCCCGCGACGGCTCGCTCACCGCCCGGGTCACCGGCGCGATGTGGTGGGACCGCGGGCGCGGTGCCGAGCAGATCGACGAACTGGCCGCGCGGCGCGAGGAGCTGAGCCACGGACGGTTCCGGGCCGGCTCGGTGAAGATCATGCTGGACGGCATCGCGGAGAACTTCACCGCCGCGATGACCTCCCCGTACCTCGACGGCTGCGGCTGTGCCACTGCCAACAGCGGTCTGAGCTTCGTCGACCCGGAAGCCCTGCGCGGCCATGTCACCCGGCTCGACGCCCTCGGATTCCAGGTGCACTTCCACGCGCTCGGCGACCGGGCCGTCCGGGAAGCGCTGGACGCGGTCGAGGCCGCAGTCGAGGCCAACGGGCACCGGGGGAACCGCCACCACCTGGCCCATCTCCAGGTCGTGCACCCCGACGACATCGGGCGCTTCGCCCGGCTCGGCGCCATCGCCAACATCCAGCCGCTGTGGGCCGCCCACGAACCACAGATGGACGAGCTCACCATCCCGTTCCTCGGACCCGAACGCGCCGCCTGGCAGTACCCGTTCGGGGATCTGCTGCGCGCGGGCGCCACCCTCGCCGCGGGCAGCGACTGGCCGGTCAGCAGCCCGGACCCGGTCCAGGGCATCCATGTCGCGGTCAACCGGAGGGAGCCCGGGGCCACCGACAGCCGGGTCTTCCTGCCCGAGCAGCGCCTGGACCCGACGACGGCCGTCGCCGCGTACACCGCGGGCAGCGCCCATGTGAACGGGGTGGACGACGCGGGCAGTCTGCTCCCCGGCAACCTGGCCGATCTGGTGGTCCTGGACCGCGACATCCTCACCGCGCCGCCGGAGGAGATCGCCGGGGCACGGGTCCTGCGGACCTATGTCGGGGGCGCGCTCGTCCACTCCGCCTGA
- a CDS encoding SDR family oxidoreductase, which yields MTSSTALCAGRVAVVTGAGRGLGRAHALAFAAEGAKVVVNDLGVGPDGSGTTAGPAQQVVEEIRAAGGEAVAHGGDIATADGAASLVATALDSFGRLDTLVNNAGFLRDRMLVNLDEDDWDAVTRVHLRGHFLPLKHAAAHWRAEAKAGRAPAARVVNTGSGAGLLGSVGQGSYSAAKAGIIALTLVAAAEMGRYGVQVNAIAPAARTRMTEDTFAETMAAPAGGGFDAMAPENVSPLVVWLGSDACAGVSGRVFEAEAGRITVMEGWRPGPTADKGARWSPAEAGAAASGLLAAAEAPQPVYGAR from the coding sequence ATGACCTCATCGACAGCCCTGTGCGCCGGTCGCGTCGCCGTCGTCACCGGTGCGGGCCGCGGACTCGGCCGCGCCCACGCCCTGGCCTTCGCCGCCGAGGGCGCGAAAGTCGTCGTCAACGACCTCGGCGTGGGCCCCGACGGTTCCGGTACGACTGCCGGCCCCGCCCAGCAGGTCGTCGAGGAGATCCGCGCGGCCGGAGGCGAGGCCGTCGCGCACGGCGGGGACATAGCCACCGCCGACGGCGCGGCCTCCCTCGTCGCGACCGCCCTCGACTCCTTCGGCCGCCTCGACACCCTCGTCAACAACGCCGGATTCCTCCGGGACCGGATGCTGGTGAACCTGGACGAGGACGACTGGGACGCGGTGACCCGCGTCCACCTCAGGGGCCACTTCCTGCCGCTCAAGCACGCGGCGGCGCACTGGCGCGCCGAGGCGAAAGCGGGCCGGGCACCTGCGGCGAGGGTCGTCAACACCGGTTCCGGGGCAGGGCTGCTGGGCAGCGTCGGCCAGGGCAGCTACTCCGCCGCCAAGGCCGGGATCATCGCCCTGACCCTGGTGGCCGCCGCCGAGATGGGCCGCTACGGCGTCCAGGTCAACGCCATCGCCCCGGCCGCCCGGACCAGGATGACCGAGGACACGTTCGCCGAGACCATGGCGGCGCCCGCCGGGGGAGGGTTCGACGCGATGGCCCCGGAGAACGTCTCGCCGCTCGTCGTCTGGCTCGGGTCCGACGCGTGCGCCGGGGTCAGCGGCCGGGTCTTCGAGGCCGAGGCCGGCCGCATCACCGTGATGGAGGGCTGGCGGCCCGGCCCCACCGCGGACAAGGGCGCCCGCTGGAGTCCGGCCGAGGCGGGGGCGGCCGCGTCCGGACTGCTCGCGGCCGCCGAGGCACCGCAGCCGGTGTACGGGGCGCGCTAA
- a CDS encoding LPFR motif small protein has protein sequence MLKAIADVFRSIGGAVATVVTLPFRAVARLFGGASDTAHGHH, from the coding sequence ATGCTGAAGGCGATCGCGGATGTCTTCCGGTCCATCGGCGGGGCTGTCGCCACCGTTGTGACCTTGCCCTTCCGTGCCGTCGCACGACTGTTCGGTGGAGCCTCCGACACTGCTCACGGTCACCACTGA
- a CDS encoding TetR/AcrR family transcriptional regulator → MSAPSRPVPVSRRARPAKSPLSRDAILAAAQRLLDQDGLSAVSLRRIAVQLDTGPASLYAYVRNMQELHSLLLDRTLGEVDLSGGSASDPRERLRSILHSYVRTLLDRPGLAKLAATTVPHGQGAMRLTEALLDGLMAAGVAPASAAWGVDLLLLQFTAIASELSYRIEHGHEMDEVAEAYAQAPAHDFPHIHGLKEQLFSGDGPARFRWKVDALIEGISQAPQPS, encoded by the coding sequence ATGTCCGCTCCCTCACGACCCGTGCCGGTCAGCCGTCGCGCCCGCCCCGCAAAGTCCCCGCTGAGCCGGGACGCCATCCTGGCCGCCGCCCAGCGGTTGCTGGACCAGGACGGGCTGTCGGCCGTGAGCCTGCGCAGAATCGCCGTGCAGTTGGATACCGGGCCGGCCTCGCTCTATGCCTACGTCCGCAACATGCAGGAGCTGCACTCCCTGCTCCTCGACCGCACGCTCGGCGAGGTCGACCTGTCCGGCGGCTCGGCGAGCGACCCGCGCGAGCGGCTGCGGTCGATCCTGCATTCCTACGTGCGCACGCTGCTCGACCGTCCTGGGCTGGCGAAGCTCGCAGCCACTACCGTGCCGCACGGCCAGGGCGCGATGCGTCTGACCGAGGCCCTGCTCGACGGCCTGATGGCCGCCGGTGTGGCGCCGGCGTCCGCAGCCTGGGGTGTGGATCTGCTGCTCCTGCAGTTCACGGCGATCGCCTCCGAGCTGAGCTATCGCATCGAGCACGGTCACGAAATGGACGAGGTCGCCGAGGCTTACGCACAAGCACCTGCCCACGACTTCCCGCACATCCATGGGCTCAAGGAGCAGCTCTTCAGTGGCGACGGCCCCGCCCGCTTCCGCTGGAAGGTCGATGCGCTGATCGAAGGCATCAGCCAGGCGCCGCAGCCGTCCTGA
- a CDS encoding thiamine pyrophosphate-dependent enzyme encodes MARTVSRTIVDALSELGVRQVFGVVGDALNPLTDAIRTTEDIEWVGCRHEEAAAFAASAQSQLGDTLGVCMGTVGPGSVHLLNGLYDAAKSRTPVLAIMGQVPLADLGSDTFQEIDNDALFSDVAVFHATITSPDQLPQLLETAVRNALGRKGVAVLSVPGDLGDQELGTDRPARFSLSTPVSRPEESAVRRAAELLDGAERITLLVGRGARAAREDVLALAERLAAPMVLTLKAKEGFEGEGNAFQVGQTGLIGNPAAASALHDADTLLMLGTDFPYRDWYPEGRTVIQVDTEAAHIGRRVPVEVGLVGDTGATVRDLLTHLGAAPPGAGGARDRSHLEEARKSFEQWRTGQARLADPAHDKGLVGRLRSALDNRSHDIRPEALAAVVDRLAADDAVFTSDTGMATVWLSRFVEMRGDRRLIGSFNLGSMANAMPHALGAQCLDRDRQVVAFCGDGGLSMLLGDLMTLKTSRLPVKLVVFDNRRLGMVKLEQEQAGLPEFGTVLDNPDFAAVATALGLTGIRVTDPADLEESVRRAFSTPGPVLLDVLTNPDEIAVPAKPTVEQGWGFAVAKMKEVIRSQGDRDGR; translated from the coding sequence ATGGCACGAACCGTTTCCCGCACCATCGTCGATGCCCTGAGCGAGCTGGGCGTACGCCAGGTCTTCGGCGTCGTCGGCGACGCACTCAACCCGCTGACCGACGCCATCCGCACCACCGAGGACATCGAGTGGGTGGGCTGCCGGCACGAGGAGGCCGCAGCGTTCGCGGCGAGCGCCCAGTCGCAGCTCGGCGACACCCTCGGGGTGTGCATGGGCACCGTCGGCCCAGGCTCCGTGCACCTGCTCAACGGGCTGTACGACGCCGCCAAGAGCCGCACCCCGGTTCTGGCGATCATGGGCCAGGTGCCGCTCGCCGATCTCGGCAGCGACACCTTCCAGGAAATCGACAACGACGCCCTCTTCAGCGACGTAGCGGTCTTCCACGCCACCATCACCTCCCCGGACCAGCTGCCGCAGCTGCTGGAGACGGCCGTGCGCAACGCGCTGGGCCGCAAGGGCGTCGCCGTCCTCAGCGTGCCGGGCGATCTCGGCGACCAGGAGCTCGGCACGGACCGGCCGGCCCGCTTCTCGCTGAGCACACCCGTGAGCCGTCCGGAGGAGTCGGCCGTGCGCCGCGCCGCGGAGCTGCTCGACGGCGCGGAACGGATCACGCTGCTCGTCGGACGGGGCGCCCGCGCCGCGCGCGAGGACGTGCTGGCCCTCGCCGAACGCCTGGCCGCGCCCATGGTGCTCACCCTCAAGGCCAAGGAGGGCTTCGAGGGCGAGGGCAACGCCTTCCAGGTGGGCCAGACCGGGCTGATCGGCAACCCCGCCGCGGCCTCGGCGCTGCACGACGCGGACACCCTCCTGATGCTGGGCACCGACTTTCCCTACCGGGACTGGTATCCCGAGGGCCGGACGGTGATCCAGGTGGACACCGAGGCCGCGCACATCGGACGCCGGGTCCCGGTCGAGGTCGGGCTCGTCGGCGATACCGGTGCCACGGTCCGCGACCTGCTCACCCATCTCGGCGCCGCACCGCCCGGTGCCGGGGGTGCCCGCGACCGCTCGCACCTGGAGGAAGCGCGCAAGAGCTTCGAGCAGTGGCGTACCGGGCAGGCCCGGCTCGCGGACCCGGCACACGACAAGGGCCTGGTCGGGCGGCTCCGCTCGGCGCTGGACAACCGCTCGCACGACATCCGCCCGGAGGCGCTGGCCGCGGTGGTGGACCGGCTCGCCGCCGACGACGCCGTGTTCACCTCCGACACGGGGATGGCGACGGTCTGGCTCTCGCGGTTCGTCGAGATGCGCGGTGACCGGCGGCTGATCGGCTCGTTCAACCTCGGCTCGATGGCCAACGCCATGCCCCACGCCCTCGGCGCGCAGTGCCTGGACCGGGACCGTCAGGTCGTGGCCTTCTGCGGCGACGGCGGGCTGAGCATGCTCCTCGGCGACCTCATGACGCTGAAGACCAGCCGGCTCCCCGTCAAGCTGGTCGTCTTCGACAACCGCCGCCTGGGCATGGTGAAACTGGAGCAGGAACAGGCCGGGCTGCCGGAGTTCGGCACGGTCCTCGACAATCCGGACTTCGCCGCCGTCGCCACGGCCCTCGGCCTCACCGGCATTCGCGTGACGGATCCGGCCGACCTGGAGGAGTCCGTACGGCGCGCGTTCAGCACCCCGGGCCCGGTCCTGCTCGACGTGCTCACCAACCCGGACGAGATCGCTGTCCCGGCCAAGCCGACCGTCGAGCAGGGCTGGGGCTTCGCGGTGGCCAAGATGAAGGAGGTCATCCGCAGCCAGGGCGACCGGGACGGACGGTGA
- a CDS encoding DUF5133 domain-containing protein translates to MLLAHPVVLSGLVKEYEALKVLQGEEGGAAARQRMDDLAYSLCLSTGTQDVDAALIAARYRLPGARTEDDSAVVD, encoded by the coding sequence GTGCTGCTGGCTCACCCTGTTGTGTTGTCGGGCCTGGTCAAGGAGTACGAGGCACTCAAGGTGCTGCAGGGCGAGGAGGGCGGCGCGGCAGCACGTCAGCGCATGGACGACCTGGCCTACTCGCTCTGCCTGTCGACGGGGACACAGGACGTGGACGCGGCGTTGATAGCCGCTCGCTACCGGCTGCCGGGAGCACGGACCGAGGACGATTCCGCAGTGGTCGACTGA
- a CDS encoding FMN-binding glutamate synthase family protein, with amino-acid sequence MTRIGSVLLILAAGLASAAAAALVSPWWWCAAVPLVLLGLLGAWDLLQRRHTVLRNYPVVGHARFLLEKIRPELQQYFVERNFDGRPFDRDVRSIVYERAKGTDAEQPFGTERDVYLPGYEFLIPSMAPARVPHEPPRVRIGGPDCARPYDMALLNVSAMSFGALSSNALLALNGGAAAGGFAQDTGEGGLSEYHLRPGGDLVWEIGTGYFGCRTQDGGFDPRQFADKAAHENVKCVSLKLSQGAKPGIGGVLPGPKVNAEIARVRGVPEGRTVISPPYHRVFSTPRELVRFLATMRELSGGKPTGFKICPGSRRQFLAVCKAMLEEGTTPDFIVVDGAEGGTGAAPLEFADHVGTPLTEGLLTVHNALVGAGLRERIRIGASGKIATGTDLVKRLLQGADYGNAARSMMFAVGCIQAQRCHTNTCPTGVTTQDPRRARALHVGDKTLRVQRFQKATVSSALQIMASMGVTDPAQLRPHMLHRRIDPYTERSYEELYEWLEPEQLLAGPPASWAADWRAADPDRFTV; translated from the coding sequence GTGACACGTATCGGATCGGTTCTCCTCATCCTGGCCGCGGGGCTCGCCTCGGCCGCCGCCGCGGCGCTGGTTTCGCCGTGGTGGTGGTGCGCCGCTGTTCCGCTCGTCCTGCTGGGCCTGCTGGGCGCATGGGATCTGCTGCAGCGCCGGCACACGGTGCTGCGCAACTATCCCGTGGTCGGGCACGCGCGCTTCCTTCTGGAGAAGATCCGCCCCGAGCTCCAGCAGTACTTCGTCGAGCGGAACTTCGATGGCCGCCCCTTCGACCGGGACGTCCGCAGCATCGTGTACGAGCGGGCGAAGGGCACCGACGCCGAGCAGCCGTTCGGCACGGAACGGGATGTCTATCTGCCCGGATACGAGTTCCTGATCCCGTCCATGGCACCCGCCCGGGTGCCGCACGAGCCGCCTCGGGTGCGGATCGGCGGGCCGGACTGCGCCCGCCCGTACGACATGGCTCTGCTGAACGTGTCGGCCATGAGCTTCGGCGCCCTGTCCTCCAACGCGCTCCTCGCCCTCAACGGGGGCGCCGCCGCCGGGGGCTTCGCCCAGGACACCGGTGAGGGCGGCCTGTCGGAGTACCACCTGCGCCCCGGCGGCGACCTCGTCTGGGAGATCGGCACCGGGTACTTCGGCTGCCGTACGCAGGACGGCGGCTTCGACCCCCGGCAGTTCGCCGACAAGGCCGCGCACGAGAACGTGAAGTGCGTGTCGCTCAAGCTCTCCCAGGGCGCCAAGCCCGGCATCGGCGGTGTCCTGCCCGGCCCGAAGGTCAATGCGGAGATCGCGCGGGTACGCGGCGTGCCGGAAGGGCGGACGGTGATCTCACCCCCGTACCACCGGGTGTTCTCCACCCCTCGCGAGCTGGTCCGCTTCCTCGCCACGATGCGCGAGCTGTCCGGAGGGAAGCCGACCGGCTTCAAGATCTGCCCGGGTTCGCGCCGTCAGTTCCTCGCCGTGTGCAAGGCGATGCTGGAGGAGGGCACGACTCCGGACTTCATCGTCGTGGACGGTGCCGAGGGCGGTACGGGCGCCGCGCCGCTGGAGTTCGCCGACCACGTCGGCACCCCCCTCACCGAAGGACTGCTCACCGTGCACAACGCCCTCGTCGGCGCCGGGCTGCGTGAGCGGATCAGGATCGGGGCGAGCGGCAAGATCGCCACCGGTACCGATCTGGTCAAACGCCTGCTGCAGGGCGCCGACTACGGCAACGCGGCCCGGTCGATGATGTTCGCGGTGGGCTGTATCCAGGCGCAGCGATGTCACACCAACACCTGCCCCACCGGTGTCACCACCCAGGACCCCCGGCGTGCCCGCGCCCTCCACGTCGGCGACAAGACCCTGCGCGTACAGCGCTTCCAAAAGGCGACCGTGTCCAGCGCTCTGCAGATCATGGCGTCCATGGGCGTCACCGACCCCGCACAGCTGCGCCCCCACATGCTCCACCGGCGCATCGACCCGTACACCGAACGCTCCTACGAGGAGCTCTACGAATGGCTTGAGCCCGAGCAGCTGCTCGCCGGGCCGCCCGCGTCCTGGGCGGCCGACTGGAGGGCGGCCGATCCCGACCGCTTCACCGTGTGA